The proteins below come from a single Rhodococcus sp. WMMA185 genomic window:
- a CDS encoding ABC transporter substrate-binding protein codes for MRRHRPPMLSRAVVSASALLLMGAAASCAVDRADSDGSAGSVSHIVVGAGDSAESRILAEIYAGALRSTGASVSTDPGLGDRTAYLGALDAGDVTVVPELTGELLRYYDPRSTETEQDDVFVALSRSLPQGLSVSDFALAEDESVLAITPEISDRLALTTVDGLIPLCSTATVVLAPSFEADALADLSGCAFAQTRAATDDAAAVAELTDPAPADGSVRVAGVTTASPDVAGADLVLLSDPDHVFTAQNVVPLYRTGSLDESQVKAMNVVAGELTTADLADMIGQVRGGADSVGVARAWLDAHL; via the coding sequence GTGCGACGACACCGCCCGCCGATGTTGTCGCGGGCGGTTGTCTCCGCCTCGGCTTTGCTGCTGATGGGTGCGGCAGCCTCCTGCGCGGTCGATCGTGCCGATTCCGACGGGTCCGCCGGGTCGGTGAGTCACATCGTGGTAGGGGCCGGTGACAGTGCGGAGAGCCGGATCCTCGCGGAAATCTATGCGGGTGCGCTGCGTTCGACGGGAGCCTCGGTCAGCACCGATCCCGGTCTCGGTGACCGCACCGCCTACCTCGGTGCACTCGACGCCGGGGATGTGACTGTGGTGCCGGAACTTACGGGCGAGTTGCTTCGATACTACGATCCCAGGTCGACCGAGACCGAGCAGGACGACGTCTTCGTGGCATTGAGTAGGTCTCTGCCGCAAGGGCTTTCGGTATCCGATTTCGCACTCGCCGAGGACGAATCGGTGTTGGCGATCACGCCGGAAATCTCCGACCGGCTGGCCCTCACCACCGTCGACGGTCTCATTCCCTTGTGTAGCACAGCCACGGTCGTGCTCGCGCCGAGCTTCGAGGCCGATGCCCTGGCAGACCTGAGCGGATGCGCGTTTGCCCAGACTCGCGCGGCCACCGATGATGCGGCGGCCGTCGCCGAACTCACCGACCCGGCCCCTGCCGACGGATCCGTCCGGGTGGCCGGCGTGACCACCGCGTCTCCCGACGTCGCCGGCGCAGATCTCGTTCTGCTGTCCGACCCTGACCACGTGTTCACCGCGCAGAACGTGGTGCCGCTGTACCGAACCGGAAGCCTCGATGAATCACAGGTGAAGGCGATGAACGTGGTGGCGGGTGAGTTGACGACAGCGGACCTGGCCGACATGATCGGCCAGGTCCGCGGCGGTGCAGATTCAGTCGGCGTGGCGCGCGCGTGGCTCGACGCGCATCTGTGA
- a CDS encoding flavin-containing monooxygenase: MSLPDTDTYEPTADARHVDTLIIGSGFSGLGAAIKLTQAGKTDFLVLERGSDVGGTWRDNTYPGAACDVPSQLYSYSFALNPNWTRSFSPQPEIQKYIQSVSRKFKVLDKHLFNCDVKSARWNDATTRWEVSTTKGNFSAKIVVSAVGTLCEPSLPDIEGIEGFEGEIFHSARWNHDADLTGKRVAVIGTGASAIQIIPEIGKKVSHLDVYQRTAPWILPRADREYTTLERAAFKYVPGFQRLYRTGVYLLRETQVFGLTKAPVFMKPLELSAELHLRSQIKDKALREKVAPNFQLGCKRILISNNYYPTLAQDNVDLVTDGIEKVTANSVVSKDGTVREVDAIVVATGFHVTDSPTFETIFGKDGRSLAQVFDDAGQRAYKGAAIANFPNMFFLTGPNTGLGHSSMVYMIESQLNYLVDALRKLDKHDIGKIEVREDILDRYNADIQKRLSNSVWNTGGCASWYLDKHGNNTTLWPGFTFQFRNETQRFDLAAYDSVATADLPVPAPVPAPTNGKVKAKRKRKPANSAAKPAQSDPDGVKATTS, from the coding sequence ATGAGTCTCCCAGACACAGACACTTACGAGCCCACCGCCGATGCCCGCCACGTCGACACCCTGATCATCGGCAGCGGGTTCTCCGGCCTCGGCGCGGCGATCAAGCTGACCCAGGCAGGCAAGACCGACTTCCTCGTGCTCGAACGCGGCAGCGACGTCGGGGGTACCTGGCGGGACAACACGTATCCGGGTGCAGCGTGCGATGTCCCCTCCCAGTTGTACTCGTACTCGTTCGCCCTGAACCCGAACTGGACGCGGTCGTTCTCGCCGCAACCCGAGATCCAGAAGTACATCCAGTCGGTGTCCAGGAAGTTCAAGGTGCTCGACAAGCACCTTTTCAACTGCGATGTGAAGTCTGCCCGCTGGAACGATGCGACCACACGATGGGAAGTCAGCACCACCAAGGGAAACTTCTCCGCCAAGATCGTCGTCTCCGCGGTCGGTACATTGTGCGAACCGTCCCTGCCTGACATCGAGGGCATAGAAGGATTCGAGGGCGAGATCTTCCATTCCGCCCGCTGGAATCACGACGCCGACCTCACCGGTAAGCGCGTTGCCGTCATCGGCACGGGCGCTTCCGCCATCCAGATCATCCCGGAAATCGGCAAGAAGGTGTCACACCTCGACGTGTACCAGCGCACAGCGCCGTGGATCCTGCCCCGCGCAGACCGCGAGTACACGACGCTGGAGCGCGCCGCATTCAAGTACGTCCCGGGGTTCCAGCGGCTCTACCGCACGGGTGTCTACTTGTTGCGGGAGACGCAGGTCTTCGGGCTGACGAAGGCTCCGGTGTTCATGAAGCCCCTGGAACTCTCGGCCGAGCTCCACCTGCGCAGCCAGATCAAGGACAAGGCCCTTCGGGAGAAAGTGGCACCGAACTTCCAGCTCGGCTGCAAGCGCATTCTGATCTCCAACAACTACTACCCGACCCTCGCTCAGGACAACGTCGACCTCGTGACCGACGGCATCGAGAAGGTCACCGCCAACTCGGTCGTGTCCAAGGACGGCACCGTCCGCGAGGTAGACGCGATCGTCGTCGCCACCGGATTCCACGTCACCGACTCCCCCACCTTCGAAACCATCTTCGGCAAGGACGGCCGATCACTCGCTCAGGTCTTCGACGACGCAGGACAGCGGGCCTACAAAGGCGCTGCCATTGCGAACTTCCCGAACATGTTCTTCCTCACGGGCCCCAACACGGGTCTGGGCCACAGCTCGATGGTCTACATGATCGAATCGCAGCTGAACTACCTGGTCGACGCACTGCGGAAGCTGGACAAGCACGACATCGGCAAGATCGAGGTCCGCGAGGACATCCTGGACCGCTACAACGCGGACATTCAGAAAAGGTTGTCGAACAGCGTCTGGAACACCGGCGGCTGCGCGAGCTGGTACCTCGACAAGCACGGCAACAACACCACGCTGTGGCCGGGCTTCACCTTCCAGTTCCGCAACGAGACCCAACGTTTCGACCTCGCGGCATATGACAGCGTTGCTACAGCCGATCTACCCGTGCCCGCGCCCGTACCCGCACCCACGAACGGGAAGGTCAAAGCGAAAAGGAAGAGGAAGCCCGCGAACTCTGCAGCCAAACCGGCACAGTCCGATCCTGACGGTGTGAAAGCCACGACGTCGTGA
- a CDS encoding SDR family NAD(P)-dependent oxidoreductase, protein MSEFAGKVVVITGAGSGIGRALALNLAGQGAKLAISDVDAAGLAETARRVTALGADVKSDHLDVTERDAVLAYADEVRSHFGRVNQVYNNAGVAYNGDFEKSEFKDIEKIMDVDFWGVVNGTKAFLPHLIASGDGHVVNISSLFGLLAMPKQSAYNSAKFAVRGFTEALRQEMMIAKHPVKVTCVHPGGVKTAIARNATVGPGEDREASAAYFDQRLARTTAEDAAKIIVNGVRKGKPRVLVGADAKLLDALVRLIGPNYQRVVATVVGRVLPKSN, encoded by the coding sequence GTGAGTGAGTTCGCAGGCAAGGTCGTGGTCATCACCGGTGCCGGATCCGGCATCGGGAGGGCCCTGGCACTGAATTTAGCGGGACAGGGCGCCAAACTTGCCATCTCTGATGTGGACGCGGCCGGTCTCGCCGAAACCGCACGCCGAGTGACAGCGCTGGGAGCTGACGTCAAGTCCGATCACCTGGACGTCACCGAACGCGACGCGGTGCTGGCGTATGCAGACGAAGTACGTAGCCACTTCGGCAGGGTCAACCAGGTCTACAACAACGCCGGCGTCGCGTACAACGGCGACTTCGAGAAGTCCGAGTTCAAGGACATCGAGAAGATCATGGACGTGGACTTCTGGGGAGTGGTCAACGGCACCAAGGCTTTCCTGCCGCACCTGATCGCGTCGGGCGATGGCCACGTCGTAAACATCTCGAGCCTGTTCGGCCTACTGGCCATGCCGAAGCAAAGTGCCTACAACTCGGCGAAGTTTGCTGTTCGCGGCTTCACCGAGGCACTGCGACAGGAGATGATGATCGCAAAGCACCCCGTCAAGGTCACGTGTGTGCATCCCGGCGGAGTCAAGACCGCAATCGCCCGCAATGCCACGGTAGGGCCGGGCGAGGACCGGGAAGCCTCCGCTGCATACTTCGACCAAAGGCTCGCACGAACCACGGCGGAAGATGCGGCGAAGATCATCGTCAACGGCGTCCGCAAGGGAAAGCCCCGCGTTCTGGTCGGCGCGGATGCGAAGTTGCTCGACGCATTGGTGCGATTGATCGGACCCAACTATCAGCGTGTGGTCGCGACCGTCGTCGGACGCGTTCTGCCCAAGTCGAACTGA
- a CDS encoding TetR/AcrR family transcriptional regulator — translation MTVVKRTRLSPEQRRAQLIDLGEKMLAERPIEQISVEDIADQAGVSPGLLFHYFASKHDFHLAIVRHASDEMLDYTAADPAVEETGDPIRVLRSVLSSFIDYASENRACYVSLSRGTANGDPDMREIFEQTRVVMCERVLDQLRALGIEPTPAVALSVRGWIAYVEEVTITWLHNPLPNAQLSRDELIDIAAQALPALAVAAAPEMAATLLSATAN, via the coding sequence ATGACAGTTGTGAAGCGGACCCGTCTCAGCCCGGAGCAACGGCGCGCGCAATTGATCGATCTCGGCGAGAAGATGCTGGCGGAACGACCCATCGAGCAGATCTCAGTCGAGGACATCGCGGATCAGGCGGGGGTGTCACCCGGCCTGCTGTTCCACTACTTCGCTTCCAAGCATGACTTCCACCTCGCGATCGTCCGGCATGCAAGCGACGAGATGCTCGACTACACGGCCGCCGATCCGGCCGTCGAGGAAACCGGCGATCCGATTCGGGTCCTGCGGTCGGTGTTGTCGTCCTTCATCGACTATGCCAGCGAGAATCGCGCATGCTACGTTTCGCTGTCGCGGGGAACGGCCAATGGTGACCCGGACATGCGGGAGATCTTCGAGCAGACCCGCGTGGTGATGTGCGAGCGGGTTCTCGACCAACTCAGGGCGCTCGGCATCGAGCCGACCCCCGCGGTCGCGCTCTCGGTGCGAGGGTGGATCGCCTACGTGGAGGAGGTCACCATCACCTGGTTGCACAACCCGTTGCCCAACGCTCAACTGTCCCGCGACGAACTGATCGACATCGCCGCCCAGGCTCTTCCCGCGCTCGCCGTCGCGGCAGCACCCGAGATGGCTGCCACCCTGCTGTCAGCTACCGCGAACTAG
- a CDS encoding multifunctional oxoglutarate decarboxylase/oxoglutarate dehydrogenase thiamine pyrophosphate-binding subunit/dihydrolipoyllysine-residue succinyltransferase subunit: MSSSSTSQFGQNQWLVDEMYQRFQDDPSSVDASWHEFLTDYSPETASKAGAANGHGTAEAAATAAPSASTSTPQASAPKTAPAPQTKQANGAAPKSASPKAASPKAASPKAPKAAPKSAPAPKTVKDTKASAPAAEAPAKPESKVLRGAAAAVAKNMSASLEIPTATSVRAIPAKLMADNRIVINNHLARTRGGKISFTHLLGYAIVQAVKVFPNMNRHFAEIDGKPNVVTPEHTNLGLAIDLPGKNGSRSLVVAAIKKTDTFNFTQFYSAYEDIVRRARDGKLTAEDFAGVTISLTNPGGIGTVHSVPRLMNGQGAIIGAGAMEYPAEFQGASDERIAEMGVGKLMTLTSTYDHRIIQGAESGDFLRTIHNLLISDEFYDEIFHSLRIPYEPVRWRRDVPEGAVDKSTRVLELIAAYRNRGHLMADTDPLQFVKDKFRSHPDLDVTTHDLTLWDLDREFKVGGFHGKSKMKLRDVLSVLRDAYCRHIGVEYTHILEPEQQQWLQDRVEAHHVKPTVAQQKYILSKLNAAEAFETFLQTKYVGQKRFSLEGAESVIPMMDAVIDQAAEHALDEVVIGMPHRGRLNVLANIVGKPYSKIFTEFEGNMNPAAAHGSGDVKYHLGAEGTYIQMFGDNDITVSLTANPSHLEAVDPVLEGLVRAKQDILDKGEDGFTVLPLMLHGDAAFAGQGVVAETLNLALLRGYRTGGTVHIVVNNQVGFTTAPEHSRSSEYCTDVAKMIGAPIFHVNGDDPEACVWVAQLAVDFREKFQKDVVIDMICYRRRGHNEGDDPSMTQPAMYDVIDTKRSVRKSYTESLIGRGDISLKEAEDALRDYQGQLERVFNEVRELEKYAPGPSSSVELDQPLPTKLKTSVDVSVLERIGDAFVDLPEGFTVHPRVKPVIEKRREMAREGKIDWAFAELLAFGSLVDQGKIVRLSGQDSRRGTFTQRHSVLIDRKTGAEYTPLQNLGSENPGKFMVYDSALSEFAAVGFEYGYAVGNPDALVLWEAQFGDFVNGAQSIIDEFISSGEAKWGQLSDVVLLLPHGHEGQGPDHTSGRIERFLQLCAESSMTVAVPSTPASYFHLLRRHSLDGIRRPLVVFTPKSMLRNKAAVSEVEDFTTGKFRSVFEEPAYEDGAADRAKVRRVLLVSGKLYWELLARKHKDNREDIAIVRIEQLYPVPSRRLRATLDRYPNATEFRWVQEEPANQGAWPFFGLALPELLPDKLAGIKRISRRSMSAPSSGSSKVHAVEQQEIIDEAFSERGETTRAFSD; the protein is encoded by the coding sequence GACCGCACCTGCGCCCCAAACCAAGCAGGCAAACGGTGCCGCGCCGAAGAGCGCGTCTCCCAAGGCTGCGTCTCCCAAGGCTGCGTCTCCCAAGGCCCCCAAGGCCGCTCCGAAGAGTGCCCCGGCACCGAAGACCGTCAAGGACACGAAGGCATCCGCCCCTGCCGCCGAGGCTCCTGCCAAGCCCGAGTCGAAAGTTCTCCGCGGCGCGGCTGCTGCCGTCGCGAAGAACATGTCGGCATCGCTCGAGATTCCGACTGCAACGAGCGTGCGCGCCATTCCCGCGAAGCTGATGGCGGACAACCGCATTGTCATCAACAATCACCTCGCCCGTACCCGTGGCGGCAAGATCTCGTTCACCCACCTTCTCGGGTACGCGATCGTGCAGGCCGTCAAGGTATTCCCGAACATGAACCGCCACTTCGCCGAGATCGACGGCAAGCCGAACGTGGTCACCCCCGAACACACCAACCTCGGCCTGGCTATCGACCTGCCCGGCAAGAACGGCAGCCGGTCCCTCGTCGTCGCGGCGATCAAGAAGACCGACACGTTCAACTTCACGCAGTTCTACAGCGCCTACGAGGACATCGTTCGTCGTGCGCGTGACGGCAAGCTCACGGCCGAAGACTTCGCGGGTGTCACGATCTCGCTCACCAACCCCGGTGGGATCGGCACCGTGCACTCGGTGCCGCGCCTGATGAACGGCCAGGGCGCCATCATCGGTGCCGGCGCGATGGAGTACCCCGCGGAGTTCCAGGGTGCGAGCGACGAGCGCATCGCCGAGATGGGCGTCGGCAAGCTCATGACCCTCACCTCGACGTACGACCACCGCATCATTCAGGGCGCCGAGTCCGGCGATTTCCTCCGGACCATTCACAACCTGCTGATCAGCGACGAGTTCTACGACGAGATCTTCCACTCCCTGCGTATTCCGTACGAGCCGGTCCGCTGGCGGCGGGACGTACCGGAGGGCGCAGTCGACAAGAGCACTCGTGTTCTGGAGTTGATCGCCGCGTACCGCAACCGCGGTCACCTGATGGCCGACACGGACCCACTCCAGTTCGTCAAGGACAAGTTCCGCAGCCATCCGGATCTCGACGTCACCACGCACGACCTGACGCTCTGGGACCTCGACCGCGAGTTCAAAGTCGGCGGCTTCCACGGCAAGTCCAAGATGAAGCTGCGCGATGTCCTCAGCGTGCTGCGTGACGCGTACTGCCGCCACATCGGTGTCGAGTACACGCACATCCTCGAGCCGGAACAGCAGCAGTGGCTGCAGGACCGGGTCGAGGCACACCACGTCAAGCCGACGGTCGCCCAACAGAAGTACATCCTGAGCAAGCTCAACGCGGCCGAGGCCTTCGAGACGTTCCTGCAGACCAAGTACGTCGGCCAGAAGCGATTCTCGCTCGAGGGTGCCGAGTCCGTTATCCCGATGATGGACGCCGTTATCGATCAGGCCGCCGAGCACGCGCTCGACGAGGTCGTGATCGGCATGCCGCACCGTGGTCGCCTGAACGTTCTGGCGAACATCGTCGGCAAGCCGTACTCCAAGATCTTCACCGAGTTCGAGGGCAACATGAACCCGGCGGCCGCTCACGGCTCCGGCGACGTGAAGTATCACCTCGGCGCCGAGGGCACGTACATCCAGATGTTCGGTGACAACGACATCACCGTTTCCCTCACCGCCAATCCCTCACACCTCGAGGCGGTCGACCCCGTCCTCGAGGGGTTGGTCCGCGCCAAGCAGGACATCCTCGACAAGGGCGAGGACGGCTTCACCGTCCTTCCGCTGATGCTGCACGGAGATGCCGCGTTCGCCGGTCAGGGCGTGGTTGCCGAAACGTTGAACCTGGCACTGCTGCGTGGCTACCGGACCGGTGGCACCGTGCACATCGTGGTCAACAACCAGGTGGGCTTCACCACCGCCCCTGAACACTCCCGGTCCTCCGAGTACTGCACCGACGTGGCGAAAATGATCGGCGCGCCGATCTTCCACGTCAACGGCGACGACCCCGAGGCCTGCGTGTGGGTTGCCCAGCTGGCCGTCGACTTCCGCGAGAAGTTCCAGAAGGACGTCGTCATCGACATGATCTGCTACCGCCGCCGCGGTCACAACGAGGGCGACGACCCCTCGATGACGCAACCGGCGATGTATGACGTCATCGACACCAAGCGCAGTGTCCGCAAGAGCTACACCGAATCCCTGATCGGCCGCGGCGACATCTCGCTGAAGGAAGCCGAAGACGCCCTACGCGACTACCAGGGTCAACTCGAGCGGGTGTTCAACGAGGTCCGCGAACTCGAGAAGTACGCACCCGGCCCCAGCTCGTCGGTCGAGTTGGACCAGCCGCTGCCGACCAAGCTGAAGACGTCCGTCGACGTCTCGGTTCTGGAGCGGATCGGGGACGCTTTCGTCGACCTTCCCGAAGGGTTCACGGTGCATCCGCGCGTCAAGCCCGTCATCGAGAAGCGGCGGGAAATGGCACGCGAAGGCAAGATCGACTGGGCGTTCGCAGAACTGCTCGCCTTCGGTTCACTTGTCGACCAGGGCAAGATCGTTCGCCTGTCCGGCCAGGACTCGAGGCGCGGCACCTTCACCCAACGCCACTCGGTGCTCATCGATCGCAAGACCGGTGCGGAATACACTCCTCTGCAGAACCTGGGCAGCGAGAACCCCGGCAAGTTCATGGTCTACGACTCCGCCCTCAGCGAGTTTGCGGCCGTCGGCTTCGAATACGGCTACGCCGTGGGTAATCCGGATGCACTGGTGCTCTGGGAGGCCCAGTTCGGCGACTTCGTCAACGGTGCGCAGTCGATCATCGACGAATTCATCTCCTCAGGTGAAGCCAAGTGGGGACAGCTTTCCGACGTCGTGCTGCTGCTGCCGCACGGCCATGAGGGTCAAGGCCCCGACCATACGTCCGGTCGCATCGAACGCTTCTTGCAGCTGTGTGCCGAGAGTTCGATGACGGTCGCGGTGCCGTCCACACCGGCGAGCTACTTCCACCTGCTGCGGCGTCACTCGCTCGACGGAATCCGTCGCCCGCTGGTCGTTTTCACACCGAAGTCGATGCTGCGCAACAAGGCTGCTGTCTCGGAGGTCGAAGACTTCACCACCGGCAAGTTCCGCTCGGTGTTCGAGGAACCGGCGTACGAGGACGGCGCCGCCGACCGCGCCAAGGTCCGCCGCGTTCTCCTCGTGAGCGGAAAGCTGTACTGGGAACTGCTGGCGAGAAAGCACAAGGACAACCGCGAGGACATCGCGATCGTTCGCATCGAACAGTTGTACCCGGTTCCGAGCCGTCGCCTGCGCGCGACGCTCGACCGCTACCCGAATGCCACCGAATTCAGATGGGTTCAGGAGGAGCCGGCCAACCAGGGCGCGTGGCCGTTCTTCGGTCTGGCGCTGCCCGAGTTGCTGCCCGACAAATTGGCCGGGATCAAGCGCATCTCGCGTCGTTCGATGTCGGCGCCGTCGTCGGGCTCGAGCAAGGTGCACGCGGTGGAGCAGCAAGAGATCATCGATGAGGCGTTCAGCGAAAGAGGTGAAACCACTCGCGCGTTCAGTGATTGA
- a CDS encoding alpha/beta hydrolase, producing MSLHLPLPVVAAALRPFYRLSLNARLPYDVQRGLLELGAPLQRLPAGAVVRKTSLAGRPAERITVGATERQTAVLYLHGGAYTIGSPATHRSLAAHLAEESGAAVYTLDYRLAPEHPFPAGLEDAVAAFMELNTEHGYKTEQIAVAGDSAGGGLAIATARRLIDRHGVTPAALGLISPWVDPNRRDLPADRDLVVNKAWSFDAAEKYLGGGDPNDPGYAPILGDLSGLPPTLIHIGVQEVLYPQVMEFVDKLKQSNVEVALTEYARLWHVAHLQASLLREAADAVAELGDFLRSQMRVEPRARHAD from the coding sequence ATGAGCTTGCACCTACCACTTCCGGTCGTCGCGGCCGCTCTGCGGCCCTTCTACCGACTGAGCCTCAATGCGAGGCTTCCGTATGACGTTCAGAGGGGGCTCCTCGAACTCGGCGCTCCGCTGCAGCGGCTCCCAGCCGGTGCCGTCGTCCGCAAAACCTCACTGGCCGGCCGCCCCGCAGAGCGAATCACAGTGGGCGCCACCGAACGCCAGACCGCGGTCCTCTATCTGCACGGTGGGGCCTACACGATCGGATCACCGGCAACGCACCGCTCACTGGCCGCCCACCTCGCCGAAGAATCCGGAGCTGCGGTCTACACCCTCGACTACCGGTTGGCACCGGAGCATCCGTTCCCCGCGGGCCTCGAGGACGCGGTGGCGGCGTTCATGGAACTGAACACCGAACACGGCTACAAGACAGAGCAAATAGCTGTAGCGGGTGACTCTGCGGGCGGCGGACTCGCCATTGCCACTGCACGGCGGCTGATCGATCGGCACGGCGTGACCCCCGCCGCGCTGGGGCTGATCTCACCATGGGTCGATCCAAACCGGCGCGACCTTCCCGCCGACCGCGACCTCGTCGTCAACAAGGCATGGTCGTTTGACGCGGCCGAGAAGTATCTCGGTGGCGGAGACCCGAACGACCCCGGCTATGCGCCGATCCTCGGGGACCTGTCGGGGTTGCCACCCACACTGATTCACATCGGCGTGCAGGAAGTGCTCTACCCGCAGGTCATGGAATTCGTCGACAAACTGAAGCAGTCCAACGTCGAAGTCGCGCTCACCGAGTACGCCCGCCTCTGGCACGTCGCCCACCTTCAGGCATCCTTGCTCCGGGAGGCTGCCGACGCGGTTGCCGAACTAGGCGACTTTCTCCGGTCACAGATGCGCGTCGAGCCACGCGCGCGCCACGCCGACTGA